Below is a window of Synechococcus sp. PCC 7335 DNA.
CCTTCATTGTTTAGAGCATGGCAGTCATCTGGGTTGGTTTATTGATCCTGATGACCGTAGCATTCTAGTATTTCAATCAAAGCAACAGCCTATTTTATGGCAACCTGAACAGCACCTTCCTGTTTTGCCTAAGGTGGAATTAACCCTTACCGTTCCTCAGATATTTTCCTGGTTAAAAATGGGGTAACGATTGATCACGAGATCGATATAATTCAACAGTTCATATAAGGCTCCCGTACCCAATGCCCCTTAACCGGTGACGGCATGAACCCAGCTCAATTGTCTCAAAATGCAACCTGCATTGATCGCGAACTCACCTGGTTCAACACCTTCTTAGAACATCGCATCAAACTATATTTTGAAGGCGAACCACCACCAGACAATCTGCTTGCACTGATCCCACCACCGAAGCTGTCCCAAACCGATGCACCCTACGCCACAATTGTGCATCACCTGCAACTACAGCCATCAGAACGCCTAGTCCTCTGCCTGTGCCTGATCCCCCACCTCAAGCCCTACCTCCTCGACACATTTTTTATCCATAACCAAAACCTCGATCGCGGCTATACCGAATTCGGTGGCCTCACCGGCAATTCTCACAGCGGTTTTCTCCCTACCTGTGAAACGGCCATATTTTTACTCGCCGGTGACAACCTCTCCGCCCGCATCCGATACGACAGCATTTTCCAGCCTAAGCATATCCTATTCACCCTGGGCATCCTCACTCTCGACTATCAACACTTCAACGAACCCCCTCTATCTGCCGCCATTAACCTAAGCCCTGAATATCGCCAACTGCTCATCACAGGAAAGCCCTACACCCCCAGCTTTAGTAACGAATTCCCAGCCCAAGAAATCACTACCGCATTAGTCTGGGATGATCTTGTGCTCGATCCTGCCACCCGCCAGGAGATTGACCATATTCTCACCTGGATTCAAAACAAGGACCTCCTGATGGAACACTGGCAGCTAAAACAGCGAGTCAAGCCAGGCTATCGCAGTCTTTTCTATGGTCCTCCGGGTACCGGCAAAACCCTAACGGCCTGTTTACTTGGAAAAAAAGCAGGTTTACCCGTTTTCCGAGTCGAGCTATCAAAAGTCCTGTCAAAATACATCGGAGAAACCGAAAAGAACCTGGCCATGCTGTTTGATCAGGCACAGTATCACGATTGGATCTTATTTTTTGACGAAGCCGACTCCCTATTTGGTAAACGCATAGAGTCCCAAACATCTAATGACCGAGCTGCCAACCAACAGGTTTCGTATCTGTTACAACGGATTGAAGACTATTCTGGTCTTGTTATTCTAGCTACAAATTTACAGTCCCACTTAGACAATGCCTTTGCCCGCCGGTTTCAATCCATGATCCGGTTTCCTAAACCCAATGCCGAGCAACGATTGCGACTATGGCTAGATACCTTTATGAACAAGCCCTTCCAAGTGGCTAAGGATGTAGACTTTAAAGGTTTAGCCAATGAGCACGAGCTAACAGGCGGCAATATTATTAATATCCTGCACTACGCCTGTATTAAAGCTGTTAGCCGTAAACCACAAAAAGTCTGCAAAGACGATGTGCTCAACGGTATTCAGCGCGAGCTACAAAAAGAAGGCAATCTCAGTCGAAGAGCAAGAAACACCTTTCGAGATAGCCTACCAACAATCACCAAAGGAAATAGTCATCGCCCTGTAGAACAACCGCTATGGTTTGACTCATATGGCAAATAGAAGGTGAAAAGGCACTCATTAAGAATCAGTAGCTTGTTCCACAAGCCTCTGAAGGTACTGAAGCGCTTCCTGTGGCGAGAGTAAGATAAATTCGCCCTGACACAGCAGCTCATACTGCCCACTTCGATACCCATGCGCTGAAATTAATTTCTTTTCCATAGCCTCAGTCGCCAGTGCGTACAGTTGGTTCGCACTAATGGTATCCAGTTCCAAATTCATTCTATTTTTGAGAGTATCTAACCCTGGTGAATTGAACTCACCAGACGACTGATCATTTTGCTCATTCGATTGGTCACCATCATGATTCATAGAGAACTATAAAATAACGACGCTAGGAAATATAGTAACCAAATTTAATGCGGAGCGAATGAGGCATTACGCACGGACCTGCGACACTCTCGTTAACGCGCCATCTACTGAACCCCCTCCGCAACACCACAAAGTTGTTACATGTATCCGATTTTACCCTTCAGGCCTAGCCCTCTGACGTGCCTAGCTCCATCTTATCGCCACAGACCTTATCTAAAGAGAGCAGTGCCTGCCATACCTAAGGCACACCAATACACAGCAGAACAAAGGCCTCTCAGCAACAACAACTCATAAAGAAAAATATATTTCTTTTGTTACCAAAAAGTTCGTTGCTCAGCTGCTTCGCGAGAAATTACTAATACCCCCATTTCAAATCCGTTATTTCTTTTGGCAAGATGGAATCCTCATTATTCCCATGGGGAAATTGAAATTCGCGGTATTTTGTAAAGCGTTATGAATTTATAGCGCCAGAAACAGAGAAGTATCGTTAACTGGAAAAAGATGGTATAAATTAAATGCTAAATGCAATTAGGAGCCGCTCGGCTCCCAATTGCAAGTGATCCTATCTCTAAGCTTTCGTCTTTTAGAAGACTTTGAGAAGATACTCGTATTCTAAGTGAAACAATAATTGGGAAAGCCTTTTGAGGGCTTGATAGCCCGACTAACGGTCTATTCTATCAGATCTAAAAGGCCTGCATAACCGGAGTTATTTCGCTTAGCTTTTTATAAAAGACCTAGTTTGTTGTTTAGGAGGTTAGCTCATGGCAATCTTCTAAAACGTTGTTGACCCGTTAACTATAGTTACTGTTCGCGAACGTTTTGATTGAAGCAATACTACTAACTAAAGTAACAGTGCCTTCCGTCAACTGAGTTTTTGATGTTGCGATAGAAGCCACAACAATACATCCGAAAGGAGAATCACCAGCATGGCTTTAGACTACTTTGCACCAGGTGTTTACGTTGAAGAAGTAGACCGGGGCAGTCGTCCGATCGATGGCGTTAGCCTGAGTGTCGCCGGGTTTGTGGGGTTTACAGAAGATGTTCGGAGCGATGCCGAACTGTTTGAACCCATGATGATTACCACCTGGGGGCAGTATCTCGAATTTTTCGCTAAACCTGGCTCCGACGGATTCACCGACTTTGGGGCTTATTTACCCTTTGCAGTACAAGGCTGGTTTATGAATGGCGGCGGGCGCTGCTGGGTCGTTAGCATCGGCACCCAGCTACCCGGTTCACCACAACCCACCGCCGCTGAAACAGCTACGAAAATGCCCACCTCCAATGGCAAGCCCTCCATATCCTGTTATCTCAAGGACTCAGAAGCATCCGAAGGTGCCTCATTAGCCCTCCCCGCCAGCAGTGGCCGCCTGACGGTTGTCGTTAAAAATAGCGAACCCAAGCCATTGTCCGACGATGCCGATGAAAATGCCGAACCACCACTCAATAATGGTGAATATTTCACCATTGAGGTGAAAAGTGGGAGTGAGACTCTCCAGACTTATGAGCACCTCACCATGAATTCAGAGGTAGAAACAACAATCGCCGACTATGCTGTTACTGCTCTCGAAGACTCACCCGTGCTCAACTTCGAAGATACCTCCCAGGTAGGACAAGCCCTTTCACGGCGTCCGGCCAATGGTGTCTATGAAATTTCTCCACCGCCATATGTAAGCTCTCCAGATCGCTTCAATCGTGACCTACAAGGCAATCGAGATGAGCGCACAGGCATTCAAGGACTTTATGAAATTGATGAAGTCGCGATGGTAGCTTGCCCTGATCTGTTATTGGCCTACGAAAACCGGCTAATTAACCTAGACCAAGTCCATGGGGTCATGGAAATGATGCTCAGCATGTGTGAAAACTCATTTCCAGGTCCAGCCTACCGCATGGCCGTGATTGATCCGCCCCCCATAAAACCTAGTAAAGGCATGGAGCCAGTCGCTCCAAGTCGGCAACGCCCGGCAGATGTCGCCACGTGGCTAAAGTTGTTTAACCGTCGCTCCATGTTTGGAGCTACCTATTATCCCTGGGTTAAGGTGCCCAATCCCCGTGACGGCGGAAAACCAAAGTTAGTCCCACCTTCAGGGCACATGATGGGGATTTGGTGTCGTACGGACCAAGACCGTGGTGTCTTCAAAGCACCCGCCAATGAAACACCGCGCGGGGTGATTGGGTTAGCCTATGAGACAAACATGCGGGAGCAAGAGTTACTCAATCCATTGGGCATCAACTGTATCCGAAACTTTGCTAGCTACAACCGGGGTCTCAAAGTTTGGGGGGCTCGCACCTTAGTCGAGCCTGACAATGTGCAGTGGCGCTATATCAGCGTCCGCAGGCTCTTAAGCTACATTGAAAAGTCCATCGAAATGGGCACCCAGTGGGTTGTTTTTGAACCCAACGATTCAGACCTATGGGCGCGGGTGAGTCGCACAGCTAGTAACTTTTTAGAAAGACTATGGCGTGATGGGGCGTTATTTGGTAGCTCTCCGTCAGAGTCGTTTTATGTCAAGTGCGATGCCGAACTCAACACCGAAGAAACCATCAAGTTAGGACGCCTCTACGTCGAAATTGGCGTATGCCCCGTACGTCCAGCAGAATTCGTTATTTTCCGAATTAGCCAGTGGGCACCTAATCAATAGTGTTTAATCGACAATGTTTATATAGTCTTATTGGCTAGTAATAAAACAGAGTTCTGTTCTATCGGTAGCCACCTGAATCCATCTCGTCTATGACCAAGGAGTAAAGAGTCATATCATGGCTGAGCTAACTAAGCCAATTGCCCCCAGTAGTTTTTACCTAGAATTAGCAGGGGTCTGTGAAGGCGAAAAATCCGTATTCAAGAGTGTTAACATCCCCGACTATTCCCCCAAGGTTCAGGGCGGACAACAAGCTGTAGGTACCACCAAAGGCGGTAAAACAGTTTGGCAAGTCAATTCAGCCGGTTTTGAAGGACTGTTCACCTTTGACTGTGTTTGTATTGCCAGTGGTGACAGTGATAGCACCAGCAAAAAGCTCTATGAGTGGTTTGAAAAATGTTTGCCAGCCTCGAATGGCGGTAAAAGTACCTGGACCGACAACAAAGTCGACGGCAGTATTACCGCCTATAACACGGATGGTGAAGAAGTTGCTAAGTGGCAGTTTGCGGAGGCTTGGCCATCCAAATATAAGTGTGCCGATCTCGATGTCACAGCCGATGCTTACATCGAAGAAACCTACACCATTACCTGCGAAAAATTTAACCGTACCTAGTAATTGAGAGCCCGTAATTTAGGTCCAGTAATTTAGCAAGAGAAAAAATGGTTCAATATCTTACCAATTCAAAGTTTTACTTTGAAATTGATGGCGTGACATCATTAGCATTGAAAACCTGTAGTGGCCCAGAAATTGAAATGGAGGTCGCTGGAGGAGACGCGGCCATTGGTGTGACTAAAGATGCCAAAACCCAAACCCAGGCAACGATTGGGAACGTGAAATACAACAGTACCATCACCTTGACCTATGTAGCTGGGAATGAAAGCGATCACCAGAAGTTATCCGACTGGTACAACGATTGTCACCCAGATGCTTTCTCTGGCGGGGCCTCTAAGGCCATGGATAGCCGTAAAACAGGTTCCCTGGTGATTTATAATCCTAATGCAAAGGAGGCAATGCGATATAACTTTACCGACTTATTTCCTGGCACTAAAAAACAAATCGGTAGCTTAGCGGTTGATAGTGGCGGTAGCTTAGCTGAAGATACTTTAGAACTCTTTTTTACTCAAGTTGTTCGAGTTGCATAAGGCGGATGGTCTTTCCTGAAATTTTAACAAAAGCCCGATTCTACTTAGAACTAAGACTAGACGGTAGCGTTGATTCCACCGATGGTTACTTTATGGAATGTTCTGGATTTCAGCGGTCACAAGATGTGATCGAAATTTCTGAAGTAACACCCCAAGTTTGGGGTAAAGATGGTCGCAGTAGTGGCCATGTGGTGCAATCCAAAATTCCAGGTAACAGTTCTTATACCAACATTACCCTGAAGCGCGGTCTCACCATTTCCACAGCCTTTTGGGATTGGATGGATACTATTAGCATGGGAAACTGGAACGATCAGCGGCGTAATGGCGCATTGTGTCTCTATGGCCAATCCGGAAAAGAACAATTTCGATTTGAATTCACAGGGGCTTGGCCCGTCACCTATAAAATCTCTGATCTGGATGTTAATGGTGCCGAACACAATATAGAAGAAGTCGAAATTGCGGTGGAATCCCTCAAACGGTTAAAAGTTTAACTTTATAAGGAAAGGTAGGTTATGACAGCGATTCAATTAGGAAACGATCTTGGGTTAGCCCCCCCCAAGGCACGCCCTTCCCTCAAACCTATAGAACCTGTGGTTCCATCATCGTCAGAACCCCAGGCTCCAGCCTCGTCCATCACAAGTTCATCCTTAGAAGATGTCGAGGCGCAGAGCCCCTTCCAATCTGGGACACAAACAGAGTTTAGCTTTGAGTTGCCCATTGGTTATATGGATGCCATGGGTCAATCTCATCGTCAGGGCATCATGCGGTTGGCCCGCACAGTCGATGAAATTTCCCCCATGTCCGATCCACGGGTACAGGCAAATCCAGCCTATGCCACGGTGATTATTCTGGCCCAGGTAATTTTATCCCTAGGGACTTTACCAGAGGTGAGTCCGGTGGTGATTGAAAATATGTTTGCCGGGGATCTTAATTACTTACAAAATTTCTACCGCAAAATTAATCGCCTTGAAGACTAAAATCATCGTCTAATAACCTAGAGAAAAGGTTCACCCATGAACAGTCACAGCCGAAGTCACAGCCGAGAAAATCCCATGACCGGGGCTGAAAATGCGACCTTTCTTCCCCCCTTTAGCTCGGTGGCCAATCCAGTCGGTTTTGTTGCGCCCGCTATTTTACAAAGCCATCAGCCGTTAGCAGTTAGGCGAATGATGGCAAAGGTGGCCGTTAGGCTAGCCCATGACCCCATGGCCATGCAACTATTTTGCGATCGGATTTATCAGTTGCTCTCTGAGGATGTGCGATCTCAGCATGAACGCGCCCATCGCCATAGCAAACGCTATTAGCATCTATGCTAATAGCGTTTAAACAGAGTAAACCACCATCAAAATTAATGATCGACAGGAGGTGATCAGAATGGCGAACGGCAACCAATCTGCCGTATCAAGTGTTGCAGACTACGTAACCACTAATCGCTTCTACGTTGAAATCGAAAGCAAGATCACCGCCTCTTTTACAGAATGTACTGGGTTAGGCGTGCAAGTTAAAAAAGAGACCGTGGAAGAAGGTGGCTTAAACGATCAACAACGCATTCTATTAGGCAAGCCAGACTTTTCAGACGTCACTCTTAAACGGGGTCTCAGTGGCAATCAAGTATTTTGGGATTGGCTCAGCGCCTTGTTTGCACCACGAGACGAAGGAACAGGAATTAAAGAACATCGCCGAAACATTAACATTTTGGTCTTTAACCAAGCTGGAAACATTCAACAATGTTGGACCTTGATCGGTGCGGTTCCTATCGGTTGGCAGGCACCATCGCTTCAAGCCGATGGTAGTACTGTGGCCATTGAGGAACTTACCTTAGCCTATGAAGGCCTAAATGTCACCTTTGGCAATGGCGGCGGCGGCGCGATCATACTGGACAATCGTTCCAAAACTGGCTTTTTTGTGAGCAACTAACCTATGGCAAAGCAGCTGGGCCATCGCTCCCCATTAGGTTTATCACGTCCCTTAGGTGCAATTGGATGGGGACAACACTGCCACCTGGGCACGCCGTCACTATCATTTCTAGATCTCAAGACCTTTTATCCTCACGGCTTTCCCTCTGGCTTTTCCCCTGGCTTTCCCACGATAGAACCAGGGGAAACACGTTCAGCCAATCAAGGCGAGCAGGGCAACAGTGGAACCAACAGTAGGACCAACAGTGGGACAACTACGGCCCAATTGGCATCACATCAGTCAAGACCAGAGATAGCGACAGAGATAACGGCAAATATACCAGCAGATTCAGTGGTTAAGCGCATCACTAAACCTGACTCAGCATTCCTGAACCTCGCCCAAGCCTCCCTATCCCCCCTGCTCAAATCAGGGCCCAACTCAGGGACTGAAGGCAGCGTAACTCAACCCAAATCATTTCGGGCTAACCTACAGAGTTACTTCATGGGAGCACCCCAACAGCAGCCCCCAACAGCAGCCTTCGCCACCACAAACGAAGTTCCAACGAACCAAGTCCCTGCAAATGGAATCCCTGCTTCAGTAGAGACATTTCCAACAACCAGTCAGCCGGAATCACTCTCGCCGCCAACTATTCAACCAGTCAAATCCATTGAGCCCGTTGCACCTGTTGAACCCGCTAAACAACCTGTCAAACAAATAGAGAGCGCAGCAGCGCCGAATCCCACTGCTGCTATTCAACGTCAACATGCACCATCAGTTGATGGCAAAAAAACGGACCATCCCTCTGTGTTTGGATCAGCAGATAAGGTGAACGCTCCCCATCAAACTGTTGCCAGTCCTGGTCCCCTTTCGTCATTTATGGACACTGCTGCCACCAGCTCAAAGAGCTCAACTGAGATATCCCTTCCAGCATCAGAAACAGCGCTTGATCCGCCTAGCGTTATCCAACAAAAACCTGACGTTTCCCAGTCCTCATCCAGTCCAGCTCAGCTTTCTACCAATCAGGACCGATCCGATGACACAGCCCCCCCATCCATAGGCGAGCAATCCACGAGCACACCCCCACCAACATTGGGAACAGGAAACAAGCCTGCTCCATCGATTCAACGCAAAAATGCACCGTCAATCGACAGCCAACCTATCGGCCAACCGTCTGTTGCTAGGTCGGTTGATGAGGCAAGCAATGTCCATCAAACTGTTTCTAAGCCTAGTCCGACGTCGTCATTAATAGACGCTGCCCCCTCAAAGAACTCAACTGACTTATCTCCTCCAGCATCGGCGGCACAGCCTGCTCATGTTTCTATCATCCAACAAAAAACTGACATTCCGCCATCCTCAGTCAGCCAACTTTCTACCAATCAGAGCCGACCTGATAACATAGCGACCCCTAACAAGGAAGCTCAATTAACTAGTGCATTTCCTCCAGCATTGGAAACAGGGCCAAATCCTGCACCGCCTCCATTGATTCAACGTAAAAATGCACTGTCAACCGACAGCCAACAGATCGGTCAACCGGCTGTTGCTAAGTCGGATGATGAGACAAGCAATGTCCATCAAACTGTTTCTAAGCCTATTCCAACGTCATCATTAATAGACGCTACTGCTACCAGCTTTAATAACTCAACTGATATCTCTCCTCTAGCATCAGAAGCAGCCCCAGCTCCTTCTTCCATCGGCCAACAAAAGCCTGACGTTTCCCAGCCCCCCGTCAGCCCAGCTCAGCTCTCTACAAATCAGGAACAACCCAATAACACAGCTAACCCTATTAAAGAGCCTAATACCCAAACATCTAGTCCAGTAGAAGCTTCTGAACCGATTCAGAGACTGAATAATACCCCCTTAGACAAGAACTTGGGCGCTCCATCTGGCACCCCACCACAATCATCAAAGAGCCCCCAGGGAAATCAAGCTTTGGGACCCTTCAAACCGATTCAACACTCGCCATCACCAAAAGCGGCACATGTTTCTCCATCAGTCCCAGTAAGTCAATTGGCCATAGAGGCCCCCTCCCAGTCTGATGTCTCTAGCTTCCAGAGTGAATCTCAACAGCCGAGCCACCAAAATCCCGCCACCGCTAAACTGCTAGAACCATCAGGTACGGTTTTACCCTCAGCAACACCGTCTGCTGAATCTGTACAACGTAAGGCCCAAGCGCCTATACCACCAGTTGTGGAGTCTAGCTCACCTAAGACTCAACTAGTCCGTCAATCCTTAGATTCTGAGTTAGAAGCCACTATTACAGACACTTCTACACATCCATCTTTAGAAGCGAGCCAGCGCTCAGCAAATAGTTCTAATACTTCCGAAGATATTGCATCTCCCATAGCGAGCCAACCACAACATCACAGTTTCCACCCGTCAGCATCCGAGGTCCACTCTTTGGCCGCTGACGATATATCCCTTGCAAGTCATTCTCCAGGGACTCATCCTCTGGGTAAGAATGACAGGATAGCCAGCGAGCAAGCAGCATCAGCTTTATCTCCAACCAATCAACCATCCATTCAACGGGCGAGTCCCACTAGCTATCAGGTGTCACGTGATCAATTATCCAATGGCGATATGCCCGGCGCTGAAGCAATCATTCAACGTTCCGAAGCCTCTATCCAACAGTCTGAGACACCTCAACAGCTTTCTGTAGAAACAGCTCAGTCAGTAACACAGCTATCGGTTTCAATCGAAGAGAATACAAACCAGATCAACACAGGTATCGATTCTCAGAGTCAATCTAGCAACCAGTCAGGTACACCTCCATCCTCAGCCTCTTCTGAGCAAACCAAAATACTAAATTCGCCTGGGGTTACCCTCTCCGGACCAAACCTGAAAAACCAACAATCCCTTCAAACAGACGCCCCTACTATTGTTCAGCGCACAGCCAATCTGACCAATCAGTTTTTTGAGCCCCACCAGACAGCCACCATTCAGGCCATGAAGGAAACTGGGGAGGTCACCCCATTACAACTCACTCCCATAGAGTCAACAGAACCTGACCCACGACCTCTACAGCCAACGGCAGAGCAACCCTCCGCAGCTTCTCCATCGGAGTCAATTACTCCGATGCTCCCTCCCCCGCAAACCTTAGATACAGAACCGATTCAGCGAGCACCTCAGTCCCCTGAGTTTATTACCCCAGTTACACCATTCTCCCAAGCCTCAGTTACAGCCTCGAGCCATCACGCCGCCCAGTATCCCAATCAATCGACTACTGCTGAGGAAATTTCACCCCTTGCCCAAAGCCCTAATATCTCACCTGTAGAATTAGTACAATTTGCTTACCCCCTCACGCCTCCACCGGTTTCGCTAACCAATAAAGTAAGCGAAGCACCCAATAATTCTGCCAATACACCCATTCAACGGACGCCACAATTACCGGGCCCTCTTCCAAATGAACACAATCATCATGAGGGCAGTCAGAATAAGGGAAACCAGAACAGGGAGAAGTTATCAAATCAAGTATTCATTGAGTCTGGTCAGACCACTGCACCAGCCCCCCTTTCTGCTGAAATCATTCAGCGCAGCACTAATATAATTGAGAATGCGGCCATCAACACCGCTCCACCCCTCAACAACAAACAGCAAAAACATATCGACAAACCCTCCAATCTACTTCCATCAAGTCAAATCAACGAGAGAGCACAGCAAAGCACCCATCACACCCAGTCTTCAGAGGTTTCAATCACTAGCCGGTCTAGCCCGCGATCGCTATTAGGCACCCCAGAGAAGAGCCTGCAGGAACCAGCGGTGCAGCGATCTCCAACAGATATACAGCAATCTACGTCTGTTACCTCTCAGACAACGCATTCCCAACCAGACGCCTTTCCTCTCAATACCTCCCAACCTGCGCCATTACCGAAGGTTCTCAAACCCTTGGGAGTATTACGCTCTCTTCAATCTGTAGTACAACCCAGCGCAAAAGCCAGTCCCTCCTCCACCGAATCTGAATCTTCCTATACAGTCCAGAACGCATCAACTGAATTTCTTGAAAAACAGATCAAGTCTGTGCAATCTGTACAGCATTCTAAGAGAGGCCCGGTATCTAATGGCACTTTCAATAACTCTAATGTGGTATTGCGATCGCAATACACAATGCAAGCCAAACCAGCACTATCCCCACCCATTTCAACTATCCCAAACGCCTGTCCACCCATCGTTTCAGATCAGGTGGCCATCCCTCATCCGAATGTTGATAGTATCCAAAACATTCAGCTAAAAGTACTCAAACCAATTAGTGCGCTGCGCCCCTTACCCTCTTTAAAGTCATCGGTAGAAACCCATTATCAACCTAGCCAGCTCAGCGATCACCCACCATCTGCAAATACTCCCCATGTCTCGACGCCAGACCCTCCCAATACGTCCCAGGCTACTAGCCCTATCCAACGACAAGCACAACAACAAAACAGAGACCAAGGGCTTCCCAGCGAATGGTCGAGTATAGAGGACTTGGCAACCCATATGATATCCTCGTCCCTAGAAGCTCCGCCATTAGCAAAGCCTTATCCCCAAGCCCCAACAAATCACACCCCTGTCCAATCATCTTCGCTATCTCCAGACCACTCCACTGTTCAACGACAGGCAGAGGCTGATCAAATATCAGATCAGCCAACCGGAGCGCAAGCCTTTCCCAGTAGCTGGTCTAACATCGAAGATCTTGTCACTCATTTCCAGCCCACGTCTAACACAAAAATATCTGCTAAGCAGTCTTCTTCTAATGCTAGAGCACCATCTACCACCCAACCCATAACAGACATCAAGTCAAACCCAACCAATACAGCGCAGTCATCAACAGCATCCATCAGCCGAACTACGGCCACTCAGCATCCCACGACCAACTCCTCTATTTCGGTCCAAAGAAAAATTACACCACCAAACACCACCACTCCCGTCAATGTGGTCCAACTGGAGCAAGATTACCCCACAATTACTATCCGCCGAGCATCAAACACCAACCAAGCTGAGGAATCCCATGACATTCCAAACTATAGCCATTACCTGGAATTGCTCACCCAAGAAGTTTACAGTCTTCTAAGACAACGCCTTTGTTTAGAGCAGGAGCGCCGGGGTCCTAAATACCCCCGGTGAGTTATCTAACCCTTACCCCAGTCAACGTTTCACTACGAAAAGTTTCACCACAACAAAGTATCAACCCTCATAAGTTGTATTAACCGATGAGTACCTTCGTCAAAGCTAAATTGATTGCCCAAGGAGGTGGCAACAATATTGAGTTTATGTTTAATCCGACTGAACTAAGTTTCAGTCGAAGGCTCAACATTAACAAACCTGAGGGTTCTCGAACTGACAAGGGGCTCCCTAAAGTAAGCTTTGGCTCCCCTCAGCCCTACAGTGTCAATGTATCTGGGCTGATATTTGACACCTACGAAACGGGTGAAAATGTTGTCGATAAATATGTCGAAAGTTTTCGACAGGCTGTTGAATTTATGGACAGTCGGGAGCGCCCTCCCATTTATCTCTTAACCTGGGGAAAGCAAGAATATTTACGCTGCTTTATTGAGTCCCTATCCTATAAACTCACTATGTTTTTAGCTGATGGCACACCTGTTCGAGCCACTGTGGATATTATCCTCACGGAAATTAGTGAAGTTAAGGGCGCTGCAAACTCGAACACACCGAGTCGAGGCAGTACTACTCGCTAAAACTATCGGTTTAGAGATTTCTAAGCCATTGAGACTCATCTGGATCTATTACACTTTCAATGAGATCGTTAGTAATCACCCTCTTTAGACTTAAGTATTCTTTGCGGAGAAAATACTCCATCCATGCCTGTATCCTCCTTTATAGCCCAACCCACCCTCAAAATTGATGGAGCGACGGCATCATCTGAGTTAATGGATGATATCCTCCAAGTTGTCGTGGAGGAGAGTCTACACTTGCCAGGCATGTTTACCCTTGTCATTCGAAATGACTATTATGGTGGTGCTGCCAACGATGAAGTCTGGAAACATGAAAAACTCTTTGAAATTGGAAAATCTATAGAAGTTGGATTTTCC
It encodes the following:
- a CDS encoding phage tail sheath C-terminal domain-containing protein, producing the protein MALDYFAPGVYVEEVDRGSRPIDGVSLSVAGFVGFTEDVRSDAELFEPMMITTWGQYLEFFAKPGSDGFTDFGAYLPFAVQGWFMNGGGRCWVVSIGTQLPGSPQPTAAETATKMPTSNGKPSISCYLKDSEASEGASLALPASSGRLTVVVKNSEPKPLSDDADENAEPPLNNGEYFTIEVKSGSETLQTYEHLTMNSEVETTIADYAVTALEDSPVLNFEDTSQVGQALSRRPANGVYEISPPPYVSSPDRFNRDLQGNRDERTGIQGLYEIDEVAMVACPDLLLAYENRLINLDQVHGVMEMMLSMCENSFPGPAYRMAVIDPPPIKPSKGMEPVAPSRQRPADVATWLKLFNRRSMFGATYYPWVKVPNPRDGGKPKLVPPSGHMMGIWCRTDQDRGVFKAPANETPRGVIGLAYETNMREQELLNPLGINCIRNFASYNRGLKVWGARTLVEPDNVQWRYISVRRLLSYIEKSIEMGTQWVVFEPNDSDLWARVSRTASNFLERLWRDGALFGSSPSESFYVKCDAELNTEETIKLGRLYVEIGVCPVRPAEFVIFRISQWAPNQ
- a CDS encoding phage tail protein, producing the protein MVFPEILTKARFYLELRLDGSVDSTDGYFMECSGFQRSQDVIEISEVTPQVWGKDGRSSGHVVQSKIPGNSSYTNITLKRGLTISTAFWDWMDTISMGNWNDQRRNGALCLYGQSGKEQFRFEFTGAWPVTYKISDLDVNGAEHNIEEVEIAVESLKRLKV
- a CDS encoding phage tail protein, which produces MVQYLTNSKFYFEIDGVTSLALKTCSGPEIEMEVAGGDAAIGVTKDAKTQTQATIGNVKYNSTITLTYVAGNESDHQKLSDWYNDCHPDAFSGGASKAMDSRKTGSLVIYNPNAKEAMRYNFTDLFPGTKKQIGSLAVDSGGSLAEDTLELFFTQVVRVA
- a CDS encoding phage tail protein translates to MANGNQSAVSSVADYVTTNRFYVEIESKITASFTECTGLGVQVKKETVEEGGLNDQQRILLGKPDFSDVTLKRGLSGNQVFWDWLSALFAPRDEGTGIKEHRRNINILVFNQAGNIQQCWTLIGAVPIGWQAPSLQADGSTVAIEELTLAYEGLNVTFGNGGGGAIILDNRSKTGFFVSN
- a CDS encoding ATP-binding protein; this translates as MNPAQLSQNATCIDRELTWFNTFLEHRIKLYFEGEPPPDNLLALIPPPKLSQTDAPYATIVHHLQLQPSERLVLCLCLIPHLKPYLLDTFFIHNQNLDRGYTEFGGLTGNSHSGFLPTCETAIFLLAGDNLSARIRYDSIFQPKHILFTLGILTLDYQHFNEPPLSAAINLSPEYRQLLITGKPYTPSFSNEFPAQEITTALVWDDLVLDPATRQEIDHILTWIQNKDLLMEHWQLKQRVKPGYRSLFYGPPGTGKTLTACLLGKKAGLPVFRVELSKVLSKYIGETEKNLAMLFDQAQYHDWILFFDEADSLFGKRIESQTSNDRAANQQVSYLLQRIEDYSGLVILATNLQSHLDNAFARRFQSMIRFPKPNAEQRLRLWLDTFMNKPFQVAKDVDFKGLANEHELTGGNIINILHYACIKAVSRKPQKVCKDDVLNGIQRELQKEGNLSRRARNTFRDSLPTITKGNSHRPVEQPLWFDSYGK
- a CDS encoding phage tail protein, with the protein product MAELTKPIAPSSFYLELAGVCEGEKSVFKSVNIPDYSPKVQGGQQAVGTTKGGKTVWQVNSAGFEGLFTFDCVCIASGDSDSTSKKLYEWFEKCLPASNGGKSTWTDNKVDGSITAYNTDGEEVAKWQFAEAWPSKYKCADLDVTADAYIEETYTITCEKFNRT